One Aneurinibacillus migulanus genomic region harbors:
- a CDS encoding Ger(x)C family spore germination protein, producing the protein MQKKWKPLLLTVLLLLPLLQGCGTAEGGIAVRELNQLNVVMLTGVDYDPKHKKFIITIQSVKPATEKGVAVSPESVYMARATGDTIMEASKNLRAQTSGRLVWFHSKVIVFGETLVKQHVMREVIDFFARNREIRYSSWVLVAKGNAEDIITAKPNSEVMMGYELVGIINNQGEWGRTVIVSLRDLINNYADPYTGFVTGQVKKAKINGKEERIIITNGVVLSALSPRNPIYESTLDKKEMRTLRMFQDFTKQELEFVYSTLLDKKSERKFDTAVQMKVDNRKIKSTIENGRPKITIDLFVEGTILESGAHVDLGKKETVAELEKRIENKVVGDMKKLLVKMQKQQNVDIFGFSPLIHRQHKNYWREHKQHWREIYPNIPVHIKIHWINLRTGMINQAKAGEAR; encoded by the coding sequence ATGCAAAAAAAGTGGAAACCGCTTTTACTTACGGTTCTTCTCTTGCTGCCTCTGCTCCAAGGCTGTGGTACGGCGGAGGGCGGCATTGCAGTCCGGGAGCTAAACCAGCTTAATGTAGTGATGTTGACTGGCGTAGATTATGACCCTAAACATAAAAAATTTATTATCACGATCCAGTCTGTAAAACCGGCTACAGAGAAAGGTGTTGCGGTGTCCCCGGAGTCCGTCTACATGGCGCGCGCTACCGGCGATACAATTATGGAAGCTTCCAAGAATCTGCGCGCCCAGACCTCTGGTAGGCTCGTCTGGTTTCACAGTAAAGTGATCGTTTTCGGGGAAACGCTGGTAAAACAGCATGTAATGCGGGAAGTAATCGACTTCTTCGCACGCAACCGTGAAATCCGGTATTCAAGCTGGGTACTGGTGGCGAAGGGAAATGCGGAAGATATCATAACAGCAAAGCCTAATAGCGAGGTTATGATGGGCTACGAGCTGGTGGGCATTATCAATAACCAGGGGGAATGGGGAAGGACAGTTATCGTATCGTTACGGGATCTAATTAACAATTACGCAGACCCGTATACAGGATTTGTTACAGGACAAGTGAAAAAGGCCAAGATTAACGGAAAAGAAGAACGGATCATTATCACGAATGGAGTTGTGCTTAGTGCACTTAGTCCCAGGAACCCTATATACGAGAGTACGCTGGATAAGAAAGAGATGCGTACGCTTAGAATGTTCCAGGATTTCACAAAGCAAGAGCTTGAGTTTGTATATTCGACTCTTCTGGATAAAAAGAGCGAGCGAAAATTCGATACGGCCGTTCAAATGAAGGTAGATAATCGTAAAATAAAATCCACAATTGAAAATGGACGTCCGAAAATTACAATCGATTTATTCGTAGAGGGGACGATTTTGGAATCGGGGGCGCATGTTGATTTAGGGAAGAAGGAAACAGTTGCCGAATTGGAAAAAAGAATCGAGAACAAAGTCGTCGGGGATATGAAAAAATTGCTTGTTAAAATGCAGAAGCAACAAAATGTGGATATTTTCGGCTTTAGCCCTCTTATTCATCGTCAGCATAAAAATTACTGGCGTGAACATAAACAGCATTGGCGAGAGATCTATCCGAACATCCCTGTGCATATTAAAATTCATTGGATAAATTTGCGCACTGGTATGATCAATCAGGCGAAAGCGGGTGAGGCACGGTGA